One genomic region from Isachenkonia alkalipeptolytica encodes:
- the murJ gene encoding murein biosynthesis integral membrane protein MurJ, translating into MQGSRLEKATKSAILVMVLTSLSKIMGFLREMLIGFRFGLGGETDAFFMALTINGVLITIIALALRQSMIPIFTGIRKREGDREENRYLSRFSLLIFIGALGAIGVFYVAAPFLVSLFAGGFEEEVFDFTVRLVRIGLPSMVAVVLTDVFNAYIHSKESFAFPALMGIPFNIPYFIFLIFMGDQYGLTGLMITAVIANVLQWLLTMGFGRKIGWRYDPKTGISEALRDQNVKRTFRFVGPVILGTMVSKFNVVVDRALASGLISGSVSALNYAEKVKALVYGVFILSIVTIIYPILSREGDLNNPVTFNRMLLKGMNVMLLLTIPVAAGTLLLAEPMIRVLFQRGEFDAWSTGMTAYALSFYAIGFVGIGLREMMIRGFYSLQDTKTPMENGIYVVALNIALNLLFVPFFGHGGLALGTSIASLLGAYLLLKELRKKMAFPGGKKMLLCAGKSCAASLVMAGAILGVAWIFGTGWFTEAGLYQAPLPELLMLFMTILLGAAVYLLMLFFFNIEEVEMVKGLVFKK; encoded by the coding sequence ATGCAGGGTAGTCGACTGGAAAAAGCAACAAAATCAGCGATATTGGTAATGGTTCTTACAAGTCTTAGCAAAATCATGGGTTTCCTACGGGAAATGCTGATCGGTTTTCGCTTCGGCCTGGGGGGAGAAACTGATGCCTTTTTTATGGCGCTTACTATCAACGGGGTGTTAATCACCATCATCGCCCTGGCCCTGAGGCAAAGCATGATCCCTATCTTTACCGGGATACGAAAACGAGAAGGCGACAGGGAAGAAAACCGTTACCTTAGCCGCTTTAGTCTGCTGATTTTTATAGGTGCTCTGGGAGCCATCGGGGTCTTTTACGTAGCGGCCCCGTTTTTGGTGAGCCTTTTTGCCGGAGGTTTTGAAGAAGAGGTGTTTGATTTTACGGTTCGACTGGTTCGAATTGGGCTACCCAGCATGGTGGCAGTGGTGCTCACCGATGTGTTTAACGCCTATATCCACAGCAAGGAAAGTTTTGCTTTCCCCGCACTGATGGGTATTCCCTTTAACATTCCTTATTTTATCTTTCTGATTTTCATGGGGGACCAGTACGGTCTTACGGGATTGATGATTACCGCAGTGATAGCCAATGTTCTGCAGTGGCTACTGACTATGGGCTTCGGCAGGAAGATCGGCTGGCGCTATGATCCCAAAACCGGGATTTCGGAAGCCTTGAGGGATCAAAACGTAAAAAGAACCTTTCGCTTTGTGGGTCCGGTGATATTAGGAACCATGGTCAGTAAATTCAACGTGGTGGTGGACCGGGCCCTGGCCTCGGGACTGATTTCGGGCAGCGTCTCCGCGCTGAACTATGCAGAAAAAGTGAAAGCCCTGGTGTACGGGGTGTTCATTTTATCCATTGTCACCATCATCTATCCCATCCTGTCCCGGGAAGGGGATTTGAACAATCCGGTTACTTTCAACCGAATGCTGTTAAAAGGTATGAATGTGATGCTGCTCTTGACCATTCCCGTTGCGGCGGGGACTTTGTTGTTGGCGGAGCCTATGATCCGGGTGCTGTTTCAGCGGGGGGAGTTTGATGCCTGGTCCACAGGAATGACCGCCTATGCCCTCAGCTTCTACGCCATCGGATTTGTGGGCATCGGTCTGCGGGAAATGATGATCCGGGGTTTTTACTCTTTGCAGGACACCAAAACCCCGATGGAAAACGGAATATACGTTGTGGCCTTAAATATTGCCTTGAACCTGCTCTTCGTTCCGTTCTTCGGTCACGGGGGCTTAGCCCTGGGAACCAGCATCGCCTCCCTGTTGGGAGCCTATTTGCTGCTGAAAGAGCTGAGAAAGAAGATGGCTTTTCCCGGAGGGAAAAAAATGCTTCTCTGCGCCGGGAAATCCTGCGCCGCCTCCCTGGTCATGGCGGGGGCAATCCTTGGCGTAGCCTGGATTTTCGGCACTGGCTGGTTTACCGAAGCGGGGCTCTATCAGGCCCCGCTGCCGGAACTGCTGATGCTTTTTATGACCATCCTGCTAGGCGCCGCCGTGTACCTTTTGATGTTATTCTTCTTTAACATCGAAGAGGTGGAAATGGTCAAAGGCCTGGTGTTCAAAAAATAG